The stretch of DNA AAAAGGATTTTTTAATTGAAGGTATCGATATAGATATAAAACCAAAAAAATCGGCAAGGGTAATAAATCCCATAAAAAATTCACTTATTACCCAAGAAAATATACTAAAAGTTTCCGAAACAGTGGATAAATTAAATAAAAATAAATTAAATAGAATATATGTTATAGAAAGACATAAAGGAACCAATAGAATAGGCAAGGGATTAATTCATCTATTAAAAAAAGGAACTATTGCATCATCTTATGCCCATGATAGTCATAATGTTGTAGTTGTTGGAAATAATTTAAAGGACATATCCATTGCAGTAAATCATTTAAAGGATATTAATGGTGGATTTGTTGCTGTTGAAAATGGAAAAATTTTAGAGTCCGTTAGATTAAATATTGCCGGAATTATGGGGGATGATGGAGAGTATATTTATGAAAAAATCGAGTCCATAACTAAAAAAACAAAACATTATGCCATATATAATAATGAGGATTTATTTTTAACATTATCCTTTTTAACGCTTTCTGTAATTCCAGAGTTAAAAATAACAGATTTTGGACTTGTAAAAGATAATAAAATTGTTGATTTAGTGTTCTAATATTTAATATTTAATATTTTAAATTGGTGATAATATGATAAAAACGGTTGTTGGTAGTTATCCAGTGGTAATTAAAGAGCCAGAAAGTTTTTTAGAAAAAATTAAAGATAAACTTGGATTGTTTGATAAATATAAATATGCCATAGAAAAGGCAGTAATGGACCAATTAAATGCTGGAATAGATATATTAAGTGATGGACAGGTAAGAGGAGACATGGTTGAGATATTCGTTAGCAACCTATATGGATTTGAGGGAAAAAAGGTGGTAAATAAAATTGAATATACTCAACCTATTACTTTAAAAGATATAAAATTTGCAAATGCTATTTTAAACAGAAATATGGGAAAAAATAAAAATACTAAAAACAACTATAAAAATAATAAACATAAGAGGAAGAGTATTAAAGGCATATTAACAGGACCTTGCACAATTGCATCATCTATAAGGGTGGAAAATTATTATTCAGATAATAAAGACGAATCATTGATATACGATTTAGCAAATGCGTTAAAAAAGGAGGCAGAAGCAATTCAAAATCATGTATCTATGATACAGATAGATGAACCAATATTATCTACGGGTATGTACGAGTTAGACACTGCAAAAAGGGCGATTAAAAGAATTACAGAAAATTTAAAGGTTCCTGTTGCCATGCATGTATGTGGGAATGTATCGAATATATTTGAAGAGTTGAATACATTTAATATAGATATTTTAGACCATGAATTTGCTTCTAATAGAAAAAATTTAGATATTCTTGAATTTATTGATAGAAAAGTTGGTTTTGGATGTATAAATACAAAATTAAAATCTGTTGAATCGGTGGATGAGGTAAAGGATTTGCTTAATGAAGGTTTGGAAATATTAAACAATAACAAATCATTTATTGGATTAAAGGGAACTACACTTGACAAATTAAACAATTATGTAATAATAGACCCAGACTGCGGTATGAGGCTTTTACCATTGGATGTTGCCTATAATAAATTAAAAAATATGGTAATTGCATCCGAAGAGTTTGAAAATGAAGTAGAGATGAAGAAGTAATAAATAATAATAAAATAATAAATAAATCAATTAGATAATAATTAATCAGAAATAAATATATAGTTAAATAATATAGTTAATTAATAATCAAGAATAAATTAAAACAATAAGTAATATATTCTTATTTTTATTATTTTTATAAAAGTGGGAAAATGAGTAATTACAAATTTAAAGGGGTATTGTTGGTATTTCTGGTTTTATTTGGGGTTTTTAACGTAGCTAATGCTATAAAATTTGAAAGTTATAACATTACATGCAATATTGACCAAGATAATAAAGTTCATGAAATAATATTTTTGGATATATACAACAACAACTCCAAGGATATAGATGATATTACCTATATAATCCCACAGAATGCCTACAATTTAAAGGTATATTCTGACAGAGGTATAGGCTCATTCTCAAAAAATCAGAACGAAGGTTCTACTGAGATTATCACTAAATTAAAAAATCCAATAAAAAAAGGAGAAAGAGGTTATTTAAAAATAGTATTTGATAGCGATATCGTTTGGGACAAAGGCACTAAAAAATTATTATCTATAAGTGTTCCAGCAGTGGATTCAAATTTTAGTATGGTCATAAAATTACCACCCGGAGCTGCGGTGGTATCTCCTGCTGAGGGACTTTTGAGTATTACTCCACAGGACTATATTATCGATACCGATGGAAAGCAGATTTTCATAAAATGGAAAAGAAAATTAAGCGAAAGTGAAAAATATTTTACAGCAACTGTATCCTATACAATACTGAGCTCATCCTATAATCAAACTACTCCTTCTACTAGTTATACAAACAATATTTATTACAACATATTAATTGTAATACTTATATTATTAGCCGGGGCTCTTCTATACGGAATTATATATGAAAAGAAAAAAAATACTGCTAAAACCAAATATATCACTGAATTGAGTATTAAAAAAGAAGAGTTAGTGGATGAATTAAATAATTTAAAAAGTAAAATTGGCATTTTAGAATCCGAGAATAATATTAAAGATGACCATATTAAAGAACTAATGGATAAAAATAAAGAATTAAATAATAAATTAGATGAATTAATATTAAAAATAAATAAATTAGAAATGGAGATAAAGGATAAAGAAGATATCATTAAAAAACTTAAAGATATAAACAACGAACTATCAAATAATATAGACTATTATAAAAATGAAATAAGCACTTTAAATTCAAAAATAGATGAACTAAATGAACTTTATAATAAAGAAATGGAAGAAATTGATGAATTAAACAAATACAGTGAAAATATAATATCTGAAAAAGAAAAAACTATAACAAAATTAAAAAATAAAATAAACGAATATGAACAAACAATACTTAATTTAAAAAATACTCTAAATGAATATGAAAAAACCAAAGGCGAAATGTTAATGAGTATATTAACAGAAGAAGAAAAAATGATAATAAAACTGATAAGGGAATATAAAGAGATTACTCAGAAGGAAATTGTAGAGCTCACTGGATTAACAAAGCCTAAGGTTTCGAGAATAGTTTCTGATTTAGAAGGTCGAGGTATAATTAAAAAGGTTAAAATTGGTAGAATAAATAAATTAACACTCTCGGATGAATTAGATGGGTGGTTAAATTGACGATGAAAACATATTATAATATATTTTTTATTATCTTATTAATCTTGTTTATTTCTTTTGGATGTGTTAATGCCGTAAAAATAGGTGGCGAAAAACCTTCTCTCGTTGATACTGTGATTATTACAAATAATAACTGGGCAGACTGTGTTGTTGCTACGGAATATGCCTATAAAATAAATGGAATTGTGCTTCAAACAGAAAGCGACCATCTAAATATAAATGTTGAAGATATGATAAAATCCATAAATCCAAAAAGGATAGTGATTGTTGGAGGACCATTGGCAGTTTCCAAAAATGTTGAGGATAGTCTAAAAAAATACGGTGAAGTGGTTAGAATTTGGGGACCTACAAGGGTAGAAACTGATGAAAACATATTAAAATTATTAAATAGCAACAATACTAAGGTTCTTGTTAATGGATATAATTTCAGCGAGGTTATTATTGTAGCTTCTAATAATAATATTCCAGTCTATGCTGGTGTGGAAGTTTATAATCCAAATGAAGTCATTAGGGTTTATGGAAACAGCAGTGTAAAGATATACAGCATACATGATAAAAGATTTATCGGGGAATATAGTAAAGATAATGTATTAGAAATTCCTAAAAAAGTAATTATATTAAATAAACCCAACATAGATGTAAAATATTGCTATGATGATAATATCCATGCATTTGGATATCCAAAGGCAAATATTACTACGGATTATAACAACAGCGAGTATAATATATTACTGAATAAAAATAGCACTTCTGCACTTACACTGTTAAAATATCTGAATATTCCAATAACTACTCAATCTAATAAGGATATATTATCTAAATTTAATTCTGATGCAGTAAATAATAGT from Methanothermococcus okinawensis IH1 encodes:
- a CDS encoding methionine synthase, with the translated sequence MIKTVVGSYPVVIKEPESFLEKIKDKLGLFDKYKYAIEKAVMDQLNAGIDILSDGQVRGDMVEIFVSNLYGFEGKKVVNKIEYTQPITLKDIKFANAILNRNMGKNKNTKNNYKNNKHKRKSIKGILTGPCTIASSIRVENYYSDNKDESLIYDLANALKKEAEAIQNHVSMIQIDEPILSTGMYELDTAKRAIKRITENLKVPVAMHVCGNVSNIFEELNTFNIDILDHEFASNRKNLDILEFIDRKVGFGCINTKLKSVESVDEVKDLLNEGLEILNNNKSFIGLKGTTLDKLNNYVIIDPDCGMRLLPLDVAYNKLKNMVIASEEFENEVEMKK
- a CDS encoding cell wall-binding repeat-containing protein: MKTYYNIFFIILLILFISFGCVNAVKIGGEKPSLVDTVIITNNNWADCVVATEYAYKINGIVLQTESDHLNINVEDMIKSINPKRIVIVGGPLAVSKNVEDSLKKYGEVVRIWGPTRVETDENILKLLNSNNTKVLVNGYNFSEVIIVASNNNIPVYAGVEVYNPNEVIRVYGNSSVKIYSIHDKRFIGEYSKDNVLEIPKKVIILNKPNIDVKYCYDDNIHAFGYPKANITTDYNNSEYNILLNKNSTSALTLLKYLNIPITTQSNKDILSKFNSDAVNNSITVAVDILVLEKTMAIYKQNGDLGQSLDEAKTQLWSKNIPVEKYNIPYNYLESYVNRYAHT
- a CDS encoding MarR family transcriptional regulator, with product MSNYKFKGVLLVFLVLFGVFNVANAIKFESYNITCNIDQDNKVHEIIFLDIYNNNSKDIDDITYIIPQNAYNLKVYSDRGIGSFSKNQNEGSTEIITKLKNPIKKGERGYLKIVFDSDIVWDKGTKKLLSISVPAVDSNFSMVIKLPPGAAVVSPAEGLLSITPQDYIIDTDGKQIFIKWKRKLSESEKYFTATVSYTILSSSYNQTTPSTSYTNNIYYNILIVILILLAGALLYGIIYEKKKNTAKTKYITELSIKKEELVDELNNLKSKIGILESENNIKDDHIKELMDKNKELNNKLDELILKINKLEMEIKDKEDIIKKLKDINNELSNNIDYYKNEISTLNSKIDELNELYNKEMEEIDELNKYSENIISEKEKTITKLKNKINEYEQTILNLKNTLNEYEKTKGEMLMSILTEEEKMIIKLIREYKEITQKEIVELTGLTKPKVSRIVSDLEGRGIIKKVKIGRINKLTLSDELDGWLN